Part of the Moraxella ovis genome is shown below.
GAACCTTCACCAACGACCCACATGCGAGAGGTGTCGCCATAATAGCCGTCTTTGATGACGGTTACGTCAATGTTGATGATGTCTCCGTCTTTTAGTAGGCGTTCATGGTCGGGAATGCCGTGGCACACGACATGGTTAATCGAGGTGCAGATGGATTTTGGAAAGCCGTGATAGTTTAGGCTGGCGGGCGTGGCATCTTGGACTTCGGTGATGTATTTATGCGCCAGATCGTCCAATTCGCCCGTGCTAACCCCAACCTTAACATGCTCATCGAGCATCTCTAGAACTTCAGCCGCCAGGCGACCTGCGATTTTCATTTTTTCGATGTCTTCAGCGTTTAGGATGGGAATATTCTTGCTCATGGTATGCCTTCATTGTGATTATATAAAAAAATAGGTGCTTAATTAATGACACCTATTTTACTAAAAATCAATCAAATTCGCACGGTTTTTATTCTTCATCAAGCAGATCTTGTTCGCGTGCAGCTTGTAAAATCACGCTCGAGCGGTTGCCAGTGCGGCAAAAAATGTGCAATGGGCGCTCTGTTTGATTATAAAAATCAGCGAATTCTTGAACGTGATTCATGTCAAGCATGCCCGATGAGAAGGCGATTTGCTTATAGATGATGCTGTGTTCAGTGCAGGCAGTTTTGATCTCATCTGAGGTTGGTTGCCCTGGCTCTTCGCCATCTGGGCGATTATTAACGATGGTTTTTACGCCTTGTTTGGCAAGTTCTGCCACATCAGCAGGGGTGATTTGACCTGATAGTGTGATGCGAAATTCAGGAGCGACGTCGTGCATGAGTGAATCCTTAAAATATTATTGAATAATGGTGTGACTAGCTTACTCGGTTTTTGTAGTTTTGGCAAATTTAATTGGTCAAATATAAGGTTTTGGCGCATCAATGACCATGCAGTCAAGATGTCAAAAATGTTAAATCCTATATCAAGGCTTATGATAAAATTAAAAAACAGCAAGCCATCGCAAGCTTATAAGGAATTAGGATGAAGACGTTTTTTAAAGAGCGCTTGACGAAGACCTCCAAAACCGTCAGTGATAAATTCAAAAAAACACCGCAGACACCAGAGTATGACACGCCTTATCCGCATCTTTTTAAACCGCTGGATCTTGGATTTACACGCTTAAAGAACCGCGTGGTCATGGGGTCAATGCATACCGGCCTTGAGGACAGATTTTATCATTACGGTAAACTGGCGGCGTACTTTGAGGCGCGCGCTCGGGGTGGGGTGGGACTCATGGTCACAGGTGGTATCTCGCCCAACCGCGAAGGCTGGCTAACACCTCTGGGCGGTACACTAAACCGCAGCGCTGATATTGTCAATCATGCTCGGGTTACGCGCGCAGCACATAAGCATGGCGCGAAGATTCTGCTACAGATTCTGCATTCGGGGCGTTATGGTTATCATCCTTTTGTGGTGGCGCCCAGCGCGATCAAATCACCCATCTCACCATTCAAGCCGCGACAGATGAGCCTTAAGAACATTCAGGCGACGATAGAAGACTTCGCTCATACGGCAGCACTGGCAAAAAAAGCCGGCTACGATGGCGTAGAGGTGATGGGCTCAGAAGGGTATCTGATCAATCAATTCTTATCAAGTCGAACGAACCACCGAACTGACGAATATGGCGGCAGCCTAGAGAATCGCGCGAGATTCGCCATCGATATCGTCAAGGCGATACGTCAGGCGGTGGGCGATGATTTCATCATCAGCTTTCGGCTGTCGATGGCGGAATTCGTCGAAGATGGCGCGGTGATGGATGAGGTGGTCGCTGTCGCCAGATGGCTTGAGCAGGCAGGCGTGACCTTGATTAATACAGGCATCGGCTGGCATGAGGCGCGCGTGCCGACCATAATTACCTCTGTGCCACGTGCAAGCTTTGTCAGATTCACCAAGATGATTAAGGATGCAGTGAATATCCCTGTCATCGCTGCCAATCGAATTAACATGCCTGAGACCGCCGAAGAGATTTTGGCGACTGGACAAGCGGACATGGTGCAGATGGCGCGACCATTCTTGGCGGACAGTGATTGGGTGGAGAAAGCTAAGCAGGGCAAGGCGCATCTGATTAATACTTGCATCGGCTGTAATCAAGCCTGTCTTGATCACACCTTTGAGAATAAGCGAGCAAGCTGCCTGGTGAATCCTTTAGCATGCCATGAGACCGAATACGACATCAAACCCGCCAAAAAACCCAAGCGTGTCGCGGTCGTCGGTGGTGGGGTGGCAGGCATGACCGCAGCGCTTACGGCAGCACGTCGTGGGCATCATGTCGTGCTGTTCGAGGCAAAGGAAGTGCTGGGCGGCCAGTTTAATTATGCTAAGGTAATCCCAGGCAAAGAAGAGTTCTTTGAGGCGATTCGTTATTTTCATGAGCAGCTGGCATTACATCGGGTGGACGTGCGCCTAAATATATTCGTAACGCGCCAGATGCTCGATGAGATAGCGTTCGATGACGTCATCGTGGCGACAGGCGTGGTGCCGCGAGCGCTGAACATTGATGGGGTGACACTGCCGCAAGTCATCAGCTATGGCGAGCTGTTATCAGGGGCTAAGCAGGCAGGCGAGCGCGTCGCGGTGCTGGGTGCGGGTGGTATTGGCTTTGATGTGGCGGAATTCTTAGTGCATGGCTCTGATGTATCGAGCGAGGTCAATTCGCGGGATTATCGCCCTGATGCGCAGTCGGCTGATGCATTCTTTCGGCATTGGGGTGTGGATGGTGATGCCAATTACACCACGAAGGGCGCGTTGGTTACGCCAATCCACGCCAAGCCGCATCGCCAAGTATATCTGTTACAGCGTAGAGAAGGCAAGCTTGGCAATAGCCTGAATAAGACAACAGGCTGGGTGCATAAGGCTGCCATCAGACAGGCTGGCGTGAGGCAGATTAGCGGCGCATCTTATGAGAGTATTAGCGATGAAGGGCTATGGATCACGGTGGGTGGCCAGTCGCAGCTGCTACGTGTGGATACGGTCGTGGTCTGCATCGGACAAGAATCCGTCAATGAGCTCATGCCGAACGTTGGCGAAGCGCCACGCGCCCAGTATCACGCCATTGGCGGTGCCAAAAAATCTGAACGCCTAGATGCTAAGCGCGCCATCAAAGAAGGCTTTGAGATTGGCCTTTTGGTGTGATGGATGTATTGATACGATAACCACAAAATAAGCCCGATAAAGGGCTTATTTTTATCAGTGAATGGACCGTTATTGTGTGGTTTTGGTGAAATTGGTTAGGTCGTAGCCGTTTTGTTTGGCGATACCAAGATAGCGATCATAGGTAGTGGAATCCAAGGTCTTGTCTCGTGATAGGATCCATAGATATTTATTATTTGGTGTGCCGACGAGTGCTGATTGGTATTTGCCATTTTGCTTTTCGCCCAATGCCAGCACCCAGTAGTCAGCCTGTCCAAAGGGGAGTTTTTTTAGGATAGAAGGCAGAAATGATACCTTTAATTTGCTGTTGGTCTGATCGATGGCATAAGCCTCGCCGGTTGCATCCATCATTTTGCCTGACTGAGTTTTGCATTCGTTTTTGATGGTGATTTTACCATTTGATTTTAGGGTATAGGTGGCTTTGACGTCAGAGGCGCATTTATTTTGAAATGACATCGGTAGTCGCCCAATCTCGTACCATGTGCCAAGATAGCTGTTCAAATCTACCTGCGGCACGGTAGTGGGTGCAGCGTGAACGATACTGCCGAATGCTAGGGTGGTGGCGAGAAGATATTTTTTCATGGTATGTCCTTGTGTGGTGTTAGGTGGAATGATTGGCAATGAAGCTTGTTTATTTTATCTAAAATCTACATCTGAGCAATTCATCAAAGATCGCTCGCTTCTAATGTATCGCATTATCGCCCAAAAAGATGTGCAGATTTTGTATCTGAATATGCCCAATCTTTCGGATTGTTAGTTTGACCCAATAAAAAAGCCACACTGAATTCGGCGTGGCTTTTTTATTGGATTGAGTTTAGTGATTAAGCCTTGTTGATTTTTTGCATGGCTTTTTCGCATAGGTCGCCGAGTTTTTCTTTGGCGGTGTGTACGAATTCATGATCGGCTTGCTCGTCGATCATTGAGCCGATTTTGGTGAACAGCTCTTTGGTTTTTGATTTTTGGTACACAGGTAGGCGTTTGCATACTTCTACGACTTTCTCGCGAACTTCTGCCAATACTTTCTCGTCACCTTTGGCATCTAGGATGTCGCAGATCCAACCTGCCAGCTCAACGCACTCAGCTTCTTTGAAGCCGCGCGAAGTAACAGCAGGCGTGCCTAGACGGATGCCTGAGGTCACGAATGGTGATTTAGGGTCGTTTGGCACAGAGTTTTTGTTCACGGTGATGTGAGCATCGCCAAGCCATTTGTCCGCTTCTTTGCCTGTGATGCCTTGCTTGATTAGGCTGATCAGCATTAGGTGGTTTTGGGTGCCGCCTGATACCACGTCATAGCCACGATCGATGATGGTCTGCGCCATGGCTTGTGCGTTTTTGACGACTTGCTGTTGGTATTCTTTGAACTCTGGTGACATCGCTTCTTTGAAGCAGACAGCTTTTGCGGCGATGGCGTGCATGAGTGGACCGCCTTGCGAGCCAGGGAATACCGCTGAGTTTAGTTTCTTTTCGATCTCTTCGTTGGCTTTGGCCAGGATTAGACCTGAACGCGGACCGCGTAGGGTCTTATGGGTTGTGGTAGTGACGACGTCAGCGATTTGAACGGGGCTTGGATATACACCAGCGGCTACCAGGCCTGCCACGTGTGCCATGTCAACGAATAGGTATGCACCTACTTCGTCTGCGATGTCGCGGAATTTTTGCCAATCCATGACTTGTGAATAAGCTGAGAAGCCTGCGATGATCATCTTTGGCTTATGCTCACGAGCCAGACGCGCCACTTCATCATAATCGATCAAGCCATTATCATCGATGCCATAATGCACCGCGTTATAGGTCTTGCCTGAGAATGATACGCTGGCACCGTGAGTTAGGTGACCACCGTGAGCCAGGCTCATGCCAAGAACGGTATCGCCTGCTTGTAGTAGTGCAAGATATACCGCAGCGTTCGCGCTAGAGCCCGCGTGAGGCTGTACATTTGCGTAGTCTGCACCGAACAGCTCTTTGGCGCGGTCGATGGCGATCTGCTCAATCACGTCCACGTGTTCACATCCGCCGTAGTAGCGCTTACCTGGGTAGCCTTCGGCGTATTTGTTGGTCAGTGATGAACCTTGAGCCTCCATGACAGCAGGAGAGCAGTAGTTTTCTGATGCGATCAGCTCAATGTGATCTTCTTGGCGCTGACTTTCAGCATCGATGGCAGCGGCAAGTTCTGGGTCGTAAGCGTGTAGCGAGATGTCTTTAAACATGGATATACCTTTTAAAGTGTGGGGGATAAAGAATCCCCATTAGTGTATCATAATTTGCCAAAAATAACACAGCCGTTTATCGCTTTTGAGCATCAATCTAGCGATAAAATTTATACCATATTGGCGATATCGGTATCATAAATTTGCATATCAATCAGCAGCAAATAGACTTTGTGTTTTTATTGATGAAATGCATCCAAAAAACGCTCTTCGATTAATAGCTTTCGACCGTGCCAGTCATAGACGGTTGCCCGACCATACTGCCCATCATGACAAAAAATATGCCGATCATAGGGTAGTTTGCGGTTCTTTTTGAACATCACATAGCCGATGGGGGTGCGTTTTAGGTGGCGTAAGCGCTTGGCATCACCAACCAGGCTATCCATAGGAAAGACGCTCTTGGCGCGTACCCATGCAGATTCGCTGCTGCCGAATAACAGCACTTCACGCACCCAAGCCAAGGCAGGGCGATGAGAAGGTAAGTTTAGTAATTTTTTATGATATAAATCAATGGCTTGATAGCCTTCTTTGATGACTTGCACACGCAAATGCTGCCCTGACTTTGCTTCTAGCAGGGCGGTCAATGAACCTTCGGCGGTCAAATAGGGTATCAAATAATCTGGCGGATTCATTTATAAAACAGATCAAAAACATGCAAAAATTTTAGCATAAAAGTGGATTTTTTGGCAGAAATGGCGATTTTTTAAGATAAATTGTTACAAATTTAGGTTAATTTGGGGTTAATTTCTTAAAAATTTTAGGGAATATTTTGATGGTTTTTGTGGATTTTCACATAACTGACACATGAGAAATTTTGATAAATATTTTGAATTTTCATGAAGTTACACAAAAGTACGATTGAATAATCATCATTTGATGTAATGAAAATTGGTCCATCATTTATTTTTAAAATACCGAACATTATGGTCGCCTATTGGATAAACGCAAAACTTTTGGGTATTCTGTATCTCAAGAATCGCAGGCAACTAATTACCCATCGGTATAGGCAGTGATTTGGTTAGTGCAGCGGGCGCTGTACTGATGACAATCCACCATGGAATCTAGGAGACTATCATGACTTATCAATCAGCTTTAGAACACGTTCGCAGTGTTAAAGAAAAATTGGGTGGCACTTGGGATGCTATCCGTCCAGAAGACGCTGCTCGTATGATTGTTCAAAACCGCTTCAAAACAGGTCTTGACATTGCTAAATACACTGCTGCCATCATGCGTCGTGACATGGCAGAGTACGATGCTGACAACACCAAATACACTCAATCACTAGGCTGCTGGCACGGTTTCATCGCTCAGCAAAAAATGATTGCTAACAAAAAATACTTCGGCACTACCAACAAGCGTTACATCTACCTATCAGGCTGGATGGTTGCTGCACTTCGTTCAGAATTCGGTCCACTACCTGACCAATCTATGCACGAAAAAACCGCTGTGCCTAAGCTAATCGAAGAGATCTACACTTTCCTACGTCAAGCTGACGCAAAAGAGCTAAACGATCTATTCCGCGCTCTTCAAAAAGCTGAAGAAGCTGGCGACAGCGCAAAAGTTAAAGAAATCGAAAGCCAAATCGACAACTTCGAAACTCACGTTGTGCCAATCATCGCTGACATCGACGCAGGTTTTGGTAACGAAGAAGCGACTTACCTACTAACCAAGCAAATGATCGAAGCGGGTGCATGTGCAATCCAAATCGAAAACCAAGTATCTGACGCTAAGCAGTGTGGTCACCAAGCTGGTAAAGTAACTGTGCCACACGAAGACTTCCTAGCTAAGATCAACGCAGTACGTTACGCGTTCCTAGAACTAGGCGTTGACGAAGGTGTTATCGTAGCACGTACTGACTCAGAAGGTGCTGACCTAACTCAAAAAATCCCAGTATCTCGTGAGCCAGGCGACCTAGCTTCTAAGTACATCAGCTACCTAGAAACTACTGAAATCGACATCGCTGACGCGAAAGAAGACGAAATCCTAATCAAGCGTGACGGCAAGCTACACCGCCCAACTCGCCTAGCCTCTGGTCTATATCAGTTCCGCGAAGGCACTCAGCACGACCGCGTTGTACTTGACTGCGTAACTTCGCTACAAAACGGCGCTGACATGATCTGGATCGAAACTCCAACGCCAGACGTAGCAGGTATCGCAAGCTTTGTAAACGACATCAAAAAACAAGTTCCAGATGCAAAATTGGTGTACAACAACTCACCATCATTCAACTGGACCATCAACTTCCGTCAACAAGCGTACGATCGCTGGGTTGCTGAAGGTAAAGATGTATCAGGCTACGACCGTGCTAAGCTAATGGACGCACAGTACGACGATTCAGAGTTGGCTCGTGACGCTGACGAAAAAATCCGTACTTTCCAAGCAGACGCAGCTCGTGAAGCAGGTGTATTCCACCACTTAATCACACTACCAACTTACCACACTGCAGCTCTATCTACTCACGAGCTAGCACAAGGTTACTTCGGTGATGAAGGCATGTTGGCATACGTAGCCGGCGTACAACGTAAAGAAATCCGCGGCGGTATCGCTTGCGTGAAACACCAAGCAATGGCTGGTTCTGACATCGGCGACGACCACAAAGAGATCTTCTCTGGTGAGAATGCTCTTAAAGCTGGCGATGCGAGCAAGAACACCATGAACCAATTTGGCGGCTAATCATTCGCTGTCTAAATGACTAATCCAAACGGTGTTCTGCTGTCAAGGTAGAATACCGTTTTTGTTTAAATTTTGATTTTAAGGATAAAATTATGGCTACTACTCGTATTACCAAAGGCGCTCTTGCCATCGATAAGATTCTATTTGATTTTATTGAGAATGAGGCTTTGCCAGCTGCTAAGCTTGACAGCGACACTTATTGGAAAAACTTTGAACAAGTTGTTCTTGACCTAACCCCAAAAAACAAAGCACTACTTGCTCGCCGTGAAGAGCTACAAGCCAAGGTCGATGACTGGCACAAGAACAATGCCTATGAGCTTGGTGCCTATAAGAATTTCTTGACTGAGATTGGTTATCTTGAGCCTGAAGTTGCTGACTTTGAGATCACCACGCAGAATGTGGATGATGAGATTGCGACCATCGCAGGCGCTCAGCTTGTTGTGCCTGTGCGTAACGCACGTTATGCATTGAACGCTGCTAACGCTCGTTGGGGTAGCTTGTATGATGCTCTGTATGGCTTTGACGTGATTTCAGAAGAGAATGGCGCAGAAAAAGGCAAAGGCTACAACCCTGTGCGCGGCGCCAAAGTCGTTGAATTCGCTAAGAATTTCCTAGATGAGACATTCCCGCTACAAAGTGGCTCACACGCAGATGCGACCGCTTACACCATCAAAGATGGTCAGCTATCAGTATCATTAGGCGATACCGAGACCACATTAAAAGACAATAAACTTGCTGGTTTTAATGGTGCGACTGACAAGCCAACCGAAATTATCCTAAAAAATAACGGCCTACACGTCATCATCCAAATCGATCCAAATAGCCCGATCGGTAAAGACGACAAAGCAGGTGTTAAGGATGTCGTTCTAGAATCAGCCGTTACCACGATTCAGGACTTAGAAGACTCAGTTGCCGCTGTCGATGCTGAAGAGAAAGTGGAAGGCTATCGCAACTGGCTAGGTCTAATGAAGGGTGATCTATCTGAAACTCTAGAAAAAAATGGCAAAACCATCACTCGTACACTAAACGCTGATCGTACTTATACCGATTTGTCAGGCAACACTCAGACGCTACACGGTCGTT
Proteins encoded:
- a CDS encoding lipocalin family protein, producing the protein MKKYLLATTLAFGSIVHAAPTTVPQVDLNSYLGTWYEIGRLPMSFQNKCASDVKATYTLKSNGKITIKNECKTQSGKMMDATGEAYAIDQTNSKLKVSFLPSILKKLPFGQADYWVLALGEKQNGKYQSALVGTPNNKYLWILSRDKTLDSTTYDRYLGIAKQNGYDLTNFTKTTQ
- a CDS encoding beta-lactamase hydrolase domain-containing protein, with amino-acid sequence MHDVAPEFRITLSGQITPADVAELAKQGVKTIVNNRPDGEEPGQPTSDEIKTACTEHSIIYKQIAFSSGMLDMNHVQEFADFYNQTERPLHIFCRTGNRSSVILQAAREQDLLDEE
- the glyA gene encoding serine hydroxymethyltransferase, which encodes MFKDISLHAYDPELAAAIDAESQRQEDHIELIASENYCSPAVMEAQGSSLTNKYAEGYPGKRYYGGCEHVDVIEQIAIDRAKELFGADYANVQPHAGSSANAAVYLALLQAGDTVLGMSLAHGGHLTHGASVSFSGKTYNAVHYGIDDNGLIDYDEVARLAREHKPKMIIAGFSAYSQVMDWQKFRDIADEVGAYLFVDMAHVAGLVAAGVYPSPVQIADVVTTTTHKTLRGPRSGLILAKANEEIEKKLNSAVFPGSQGGPLMHAIAAKAVCFKEAMSPEFKEYQQQVVKNAQAMAQTIIDRGYDVVSGGTQNHLMLISLIKQGITGKEADKWLGDAHITVNKNSVPNDPKSPFVTSGIRLGTPAVTSRGFKEAECVELAGWICDILDAKGDEKVLAEVREKVVEVCKRLPVYQKSKTKELFTKIGSMIDEQADHEFVHTAKEKLGDLCEKAMQKINKA
- a CDS encoding isocitrate lyase gives rise to the protein MMTYQSALEHVRSVKEKLGGTWDAIRPEDAARMIVQNRFKTGLDIAKYTAAIMRRDMAEYDADNTKYTQSLGCWHGFIAQQKMIANKKYFGTTNKRYIYLSGWMVAALRSEFGPLPDQSMHEKTAVPKLIEEIYTFLRQADAKELNDLFRALQKAEEAGDSAKVKEIESQIDNFETHVVPIIADIDAGFGNEEATYLLTKQMIEAGACAIQIENQVSDAKQCGHQAGKVTVPHEDFLAKINAVRYAFLELGVDEGVIVARTDSEGADLTQKIPVSREPGDLASKYISYLETTEIDIADAKEDEILIKRDGKLHRPTRLASGLYQFREGTQHDRVVLDCVTSLQNGADMIWIETPTPDVAGIASFVNDIKKQVPDAKLVYNNSPSFNWTINFRQQAYDRWVAEGKDVSGYDRAKLMDAQYDDSELARDADEKIRTFQADAAREAGVFHHLITLPTYHTAALSTHELAQGYFGDEGMLAYVAGVQRKEIRGGIACVKHQAMAGSDIGDDHKEIFSGENALKAGDASKNTMNQFGG
- a CDS encoding chorismate--pyruvate lyase family protein, which produces MNPPDYLIPYLTAEGSLTALLEAKSGQHLRVQVIKEGYQAIDLYHKKLLNLPSHRPALAWVREVLLFGSSESAWVRAKSVFPMDSLVGDAKRLRHLKRTPIGYVMFKKNRKLPYDRHIFCHDGQYGRATVYDWHGRKLLIEERFLDAFHQ
- a CDS encoding NADPH-dependent 2,4-dienoyl-CoA reductase, translated to MKTFFKERLTKTSKTVSDKFKKTPQTPEYDTPYPHLFKPLDLGFTRLKNRVVMGSMHTGLEDRFYHYGKLAAYFEARARGGVGLMVTGGISPNREGWLTPLGGTLNRSADIVNHARVTRAAHKHGAKILLQILHSGRYGYHPFVVAPSAIKSPISPFKPRQMSLKNIQATIEDFAHTAALAKKAGYDGVEVMGSEGYLINQFLSSRTNHRTDEYGGSLENRARFAIDIVKAIRQAVGDDFIISFRLSMAEFVEDGAVMDEVVAVARWLEQAGVTLINTGIGWHEARVPTIITSVPRASFVRFTKMIKDAVNIPVIAANRINMPETAEEILATGQADMVQMARPFLADSDWVEKAKQGKAHLINTCIGCNQACLDHTFENKRASCLVNPLACHETEYDIKPAKKPKRVAVVGGGVAGMTAALTAARRGHHVVLFEAKEVLGGQFNYAKVIPGKEEFFEAIRYFHEQLALHRVDVRLNIFVTRQMLDEIAFDDVIVATGVVPRALNIDGVTLPQVISYGELLSGAKQAGERVAVLGAGGIGFDVAEFLVHGSDVSSEVNSRDYRPDAQSADAFFRHWGVDGDANYTTKGALVTPIHAKPHRQVYLLQRREGKLGNSLNKTTGWVHKAAIRQAGVRQISGASYESISDEGLWITVGGQSQLLRVDTVVVCIGQESVNELMPNVGEAPRAQYHAIGGAKKSERLDAKRAIKEGFEIGLLV